The Deltaproteobacteria bacterium genomic sequence CACGGTCTTAACGCCGCGGTCCATCTGCCTTTTCAGCCACTCGGCCAATTCCAGGGAGGTCATAGCCTGACCATCCGGGTCCAGGAGGACAAAGACGTCTTCAGATTTAAGACTCGTCAGGATACGAGTGGTGTCCTGGAGCCTGATCCTGGCCGCCTCCCTCTCATTTTTCACTTTTGTTTCTTTCAGGATTAGCTCTTCAGTCGGCAGATATGGCCTTATCCTTTTGAGGTAATCAGCCACTCCCTCAGCCAGGTAGGACTGACGGGTTCGGCCGATAAATATGAATTTAAGGCGCATGATGGTGTCTCTGGCAGGGCTAGGTCGCCTGATTTATTTACCCGAATATCAGCCCTTTTTGGGTTTCACGCCCAGGGCTCTGGCGATTTCTTTGGCTGCTGCCTGGACAAAGGCCTGCATTTCCTCAGGTTCAAGCCTGACACCGGGTTCAGGCAGACGTTTAAGACCTTTTGGCCGAATATAGGCTGGCTCATTGACCAGTTCCGGTTTGGCCTTGATTCCAAATTCCGGAGCAAAATTATCCTTAAAATAGGTGGTTTGAAATTCAGCGAACTTGAGAAAATGGGCCGTGGAATCAAGGACAGCCTTATCGCCTTGCTTGAGCAGGCCCTGGGCCAGGGCCTGGCGCAGGCCGGCCAGGGATTCGCCGCCCTGGGTGCAGGCCACGTGCCCGTTGCGGTTGGCCTGAAGCATGGAGTCCATGATCAACTGCTCGTCAACCTGGACCACAAAGAAGCGCGGCCCGCCCGCTCTTTCCTCATACTCCTGCACCAGTTTGAGCACGCGCGGCATGGAGACTGGATTACCGATCATGGCCGCCTGGGCCACACTGGGCTGGACCACGACCGGCTTATATTGCCGTTTCTGCGGCGGATCGGCATAGTAGCGGAAGACCGGGTTGGCATGGGTGGACTGGACTCCGAAGACACGAGGCAGACCCTGGATGACGCCGAAGCGCTCGAACTTTAATAATCCGCTCAAGACGGCGGTCATATTGCCAGCGTTACCGATAGGCACGAACAGGGAAAGGTCCTTGATTTCATAGTCGAAATCCTGTGCGATCTCAAAGGCATAAGATGCCTGTCCCAGGACGCGCCAGGAGTTTTTTGAATTAAGCAGGGCCACATCATAGTTTTCGGCCAGGTGTTCCACGACTTTCATGCAGTCGTCGAAGACACCGGGGAGTTCAAAGACGTTGGCCCCGCTGCCCAGTGGCTGGCTGAGCTGTTGCGGGGTGACCTTGCCATGAGGCAGGAGCACGGCTGACTTGAGGACGCCGGCGAGGTATGCGGCATAAAGCGCGGCCGCGGCAGAGGTATCGCCCGTGGAGGCGCAAACCGAGAGGATCTCTGTGAACCCCTTTTTACGGGCCAGATGATTTAGAAAGGAG encodes the following:
- a CDS encoding 23S rRNA (pseudouridine(1915)-N(3))-methyltransferase RlmH, whose translation is MRLKFIFIGRTRQSYLAEGVADYLKRIRPYLPTEELILKETKVKNEREAARIRLQDTTRILTSLKSEDVFVLLDPDGQAMTSLELAEWLKRQMDRGVKTVAFGLGGPLGLDRMAKGKADLCLSLSRLTLTHEMSRLVLLEQVYRALRLTAGHPYHK
- the thrC gene encoding threonine synthase; this encodes MKLEDFPEEIKPDLIPSPSGHLVYHCLGCGREYEIDSLLYTCPDCGKVFLIQDLDQDHLARRTGVEWQRIFDYRKMLNIPALKGVFLFHEFLAPVIPLEDVVYLGEGHTPIIAANDAMTDMVGTEFYFKNDGLNPSASFKDRGMAAATSFLNHLARKKGFTEILSVCASTGDTSAAAALYAAYLAGVLKSAVLLPHGKVTPQQLSQPLGSGANVFELPGVFDDCMKVVEHLAENYDVALLNSKNSWRVLGQASYAFEIAQDFDYEIKDLSLFVPIGNAGNMTAVLSGLLKFERFGVIQGLPRVFGVQSTHANPVFRYYADPPQKRQYKPVVVQPSVAQAAMIGNPVSMPRVLKLVQEYEERAGGPRFFVVQVDEQLIMDSMLQANRNGHVACTQGGESLAGLRQALAQGLLKQGDKAVLDSTAHFLKFAEFQTTYFKDNFAPEFGIKAKPELVNEPAYIRPKGLKRLPEPGVRLEPEEMQAFVQAAAKEIARALGVKPKKG